Part of the Nicotiana tabacum cultivar K326 chromosome 20, ASM71507v2, whole genome shotgun sequence genome, AGTTGTATCATCTTCATAGTTTGTGTTTGAAGCAGTATGAAAGAGAGCGACAATCTAAACAAGAAGTTGCGGAGTTGAAGGCGAAACTcaaggaggtggaagaagaaaaaaaaaagatggaaGACCAACTCAAGTGGTTGGAGAAGAAAATACTAGGCGGTGGTGACTAAATAATGATATGTACGTGTTGAGCAtagtagtgtatctttatgtttcccttGTCATGTGTTatcattagttgtactgaatttatgTTTTGTTAGgtttgctatgtttgtgtttgtgttgtactgttaaaataaaattgtttttcaaattctgttaaaataaaattgttattaaaatacaattcttgccattatttacataatgtagtatttacacaaaatacaaacaaaaataaATCAATGAGTTCCGCAGCCTGTGTGTTTCAGTGCAACCACTGGCCTGAGTCGCATCCCCTGTCGTCCGGgtacactatcaggatcatcatcatcaagtcacCTCTTTATGTAAGGATGCGCAGCAGCATCAACAGTACAACTGGCAGGATCGGTAGAAGGGGTCGTCGGGCcgtcagcaacctacaaaacaatTACTAAGCTTAGAATATGAAAAtgtatattagtaatgtacgtgttaagtcaaaaatattttctcatgATGGTGTCGTCGGCCTCCTGAGTATAAGCATCCGTAGTGTCCTCATTATCGCATACAGTGGCCTCCGTGATGGGTTGGGACGAAAccttaataagaaaataaaaaattaatttatggaaaatcattaaggaaaagaaaacaaattgaaattttaatgtaatacaaacatacctgcgcctgtgGTAGATCCGCATCAACCGCCGGGGATGAGCCATAACTCAACCTGCGCCCGCCATCCACGTCTCGGGTCGGCCGATCCTCAGTTGAGGTAGATGGGCCTGAAAAGAACTGGTCTACATCTCCGTCGAATATACCCGTGATCAACAATGGATATGACGGGGTGACCTGCGATGCTGGCAGAGACAGCTGAAGGCCGTACGATGACATGCTGCTGGAAGGCTTGTCTAGCTAAGGGAAATAACCCGGCTGATCATCTCCAATATCCTCATCAGGTGCCTCAACAGGTGTGTCGACAGGTGCCTCAATGCCctcttgctggggaccacctcgcCGTCCCCCGCGACCCCATGGGGCACCCATGCTTCGTGGGACAACCCTACCTCGTGGGGCAGCCCTGGCTCGTGCCCTacccctgcctcgtgggacaGGCCTACCCCGATGGTGCTCCTCTGGCGCCGCATACTCAGCCTCGTGATCCAACCTCGCGCCCTCTCTGGCTCGCTGCAGGGTTCGGAGAGCCAGCTCTTCCACCCGTCGGCCATACTCAACGACTGCAGCATTGTCGCCATGCTGCTGCATCTCCTGTCCCAAAGAGTAGAACATGTGATGcccaatagcctgcacaacatttaaaatattaacGCTATATCAAAATCATAACACTTATCCCACAAAAACTtaccagtgcctcgtgcctcTCGACATATGGTTTGAACTGACCGCCAGGTACATGAAGGGGGTTCTCGATCATCAGTCAGGTGTGACGGCGGTGCCATGGCGTATAGAGCTCAATAGTCGCCTCCTGGATCTATGAAGGTGATGGCGGAATCAAGTCCTCTCGCTATTCCCAAATATGGACCTGCGCCTCTAGCCATCCTATAAATGCGTCGTCCACCCTCATATGATCATCCTGCTGATAATGTATAGCCACCCATGCAGGCTCTCTTGGTATAGTCTGGGGACGGTCAAACTGGCGAAGTACACGCTctgtggcatgatgctccacaacaTCGAGGCACATCATCGGGACGGAATTGCTCCAAAGCAGTCGGTCaaccgagcaataatcgggcagatCAGCTAGCAACTCGTCGCTGTATGGTGTCCAGATGAACTATAagataataacataaaagtgagtatgcaCAACACAAGTGAATTTATAGCAAGTAAGTTTAGGCACATATTTACCTGTGCGGCCTCCAGCATATCCAAGACATCCCTgacaagggggagattatgatgagcatcagtgcctcggtagttcccacgccggacaacccacctcctagctagagggagaaacggaggtgCTACACCCGACTctaatggtggtagaggtggatGCAACGACATGACCCGCTGCCAAgcccaaacctaagataaaaggttgacgtaaaatttaagagTCATTTTGACTATATAGAATTCGAagtaatgaacagagtattcgaatatgttgtcacTTGTAGAAGCGGCAAAAAACCACATATGTCCACCTGGGTGCCCATGCTAGCCCGACACATACTCCTGTACAGGTAGgcgagaacagcagcaccccagctGTACTGGGGTAACTCATCTAGCTGCTGGAGATGATGTAGAAAGAGCATACTCACTAGATTTCccaaagtgttcgggaacaagacacccCCCAAAAAGAAGGAACAATGCCAACCTCGTGTACCGGTTAATATGGAGATCCTCTGTCACGCTGGTAATGTCGGGGTGCAGTACCTCCATATGCTATCTGTTAGCTGTCACAGAAATGCGACTGCCCCTTCTAATGGCAGCCTCACCCTGTGGCTTGAAACCAGTATACTACCCCATCAAATCGAAATACTGGGCACACGTCATAGTTCTCATATACTGGGGCAGTGCAACGACCAGTCCATCAACACGCAACCCATATAAAACCTGAACATCCTgaagcgtgatggtggcctctccagtgggcaggtaaaaagtgtgcgtctccagtcgccaccgctctatcaacgCCGTGATGAGAGACTAGTCGAGCTGCAACCGCCCAATCTCAAAAATCCTAAGGAAGCTAGCAAGAAGGCGATGGACTGTGCGGGGATGAAAATCTCTATGCCTCAAAAAGTCCCACAAGTCGTCTGGTCTCCTGGCGCGGAGAGTCTGATCCAATAGATGTCCCTCCCATACGTAGGCGGACCTATGATTGCCCTGTAACACTAATATCTGATCTGCAACTGGTCCAAGATGCACATGCGGcaagtccatgtcgtctactgtaatttaaacaatattaattgtgtgtttgtattataataattaataattaattatttaattggatagagtaattatctatgggttctaggctcgatatttgaggcccagtagcaccaagctatccttaattcttatgtgtgtcaatttcaaatatttttaaaattttgttagtttagtaaattaaataattaatttttaattggacagagtaattatctatgggttccaggctcgatatttgaggcccagtagcaccaagctatcctgaattattatgtgtgtcaattcaaaaattttagaattttgttagtttaataaattaaataattaattatttaattggacagactAATTATCTATGAGTTCctggctcgatatttgaggcccaatagCACCAAGCTAACCTGGATTTTTTtatgtgtcaatttcaatatttttagaattttgttagttttataaattaaataattaatttttaattggacaaGGTATACAACTATGAGTTCCACGCTCGATTTTTAATttgacaacatatattaatttgttagttctataagtttgttttataaattaaataattaattttgtaaagtgtaattggatagagcTTGTAGTTagtacatacttaaactacaaaGACTCTACGCTAAATGGTTCTATATTTTActaaggctctatattttacaacgctaaaaggctctatattttattACACTAAAAGACCACTattatttaagcaaataaataatctaaactaaataaaacaacaaacatatgaacataacattcacgaaattacatataaaacagtaaaagatatttcTGAACAATTtcattaacaataaaaattatttctcaacttttaactatttttttaaaacactaataatttaattcggataaaaataacatacaaatttaatcactaacataacacaaatcaacgtggaaacacattcaagaaaacaaatatgcatatgctctacgagtttcgacataaactaaatcagaatactttttttttttaaatttttttaataccTCGATTTACGTTTTTtgaaatataaaaaatttgaaattttgaccCCGAAAGAAGGAATCCATAACAATCGAAGACTTGGGTTGTATGCGGGACCTACGCTCTTCACTTTTTGTGTAACGGGTGGGGCCCaaggatttttttttaattgaaggGGGGACCAGCTGAAatggtggggggtgggggggaggGTTTAAAAGTGAGCACTGGTTCTGTCGTGGGGAAGGAgtggttatatttttttttataggaaaacgcagtataatactacgttttccTTAAACGTAGTACTATAATGCGTTTtcctacaaaaaattatttttttagtaaAAAGCAGTATTATACCgtcaaaatataatttttttaactgTATAAGCGTATTTTATGTCCTACCATTATTTCAATTTCGGACTCTAATAGAAGACGTCTCTTAATTTACTTATGTTAACGAGGTTGCTGTTTATAGCCTTTGCACCAAGCCTCCAACCACCTATCCACCAAATGCCCatcataccccccccccccccaaaaaaaaaaaaaaaggaaaaagagaagaagaactTTCTCCTTTCGACTTCTCCATCTGGTGGCCACATACCTTTACTCCCAACATGAGAATTGGTTGTTGACGTAGTGATACTAACGATTACATACATAGCAAAATTTTCTTATTCCATAATCTGATTTTATAGCTTTGTACTTTTTGAATCTTCTGACTGCCATCTATAAAATTCCTCTTCATCGGAAAAAAAATCTGATCTTATAGATGGCTGCAGCTCTCCGAGGTTTTTGATTATAGTAAATTTTGAGATATAATAGGAACTATTAGAAGTACTTGAAAGTAAGGCTGTTCATTCGGATCGGACAATTTTCGAATTTCGGATTGGATCAAATTTCGGAGcgtgtttattaaaattttgaatttcgaatcggattcggattggtatAATTTTAATACGATCCGATCAGAAATCCAAAATTATTAGGACATATATAAATACAAATTTTAATTTCGGATAATTAATACTTCCTTTATATTTTTTTCCAAATTATTACCTCTACAATTGATGAACTATATTGATacatagtactctcataattacagaaacatgaattttttttactgtattgccttttacaaaaaaaaaaaatataaatattaattgtAACCTTGAGGCAAAAtaatccaatccgaaatccgatccaaactttaaaactCGATCCGATATTAATTCGGATCTGATTCGAATTGCATTTTCtaaaatccgaaatccgatcgaaatgtgctaaatccgatccgatccatgcACGGCCCTACTTGGAAGTGCTCATGGTTCATCTTTTTGGCGGATGGATAATTTGAATTACACTTTATGTAAACACATTTTGTACACCTGATCCGGATTTTGATACAAAGTAGAATATTAGCTGTGTTTGTGAAAGTAAAACGATTAAGTAGCTATAAGTAGGCTTTATTCCGGTAATTGCACACACCAAGACTATggacacacacatacacactaaGCACAACGATGGTGACCTTAGCATTTGATTTATACATTGGACAGCCAAAGAGAAGAAGTTGTTAAACAACATCTATGGCTCTAACATTTCTTGTAAACACCTGTGTTTCCTTCTTTGGCACATTTACAGTCAAAACGCCGTGCTCAAGCCCACACTTGATctcatctgcatttgcattttcCGGAAGCCGGAATCTCCTCATGAATGTTCCTCGGCGACGCTCCACACGGTGCCACTTGTCGTCTACTTGTTCCTCTTCTTTCACGCTCTCTCCACTTATCTCAAGTTTGTTCCCATCTTCAACTTGCACCTTCAAATCTTCCTTCCTCACCCCTGCCATGAAAAATTGCACTTAGCTTTACGAGTAACAATCTCGCAAATCTACACCCTTCTGAATATAAGGCGCATAGTCCTACTATGCACCCTATTGTTGCCACTTCCACATTTTTCTTTCTCATTCTATATATCCTAGTATACTACTACTTTTCAAGAACCTTTGTTGTTTTTTTCGAAGAAAAGGTCAACTCCTAGATATCTAATAGAATCTGGGTACGTAAGGAGTATAAGTGTTTCTATTCCAGTCTTATACAGGAGCACGTTTAGTCTTGGGAGGAAATTATACCATGCAAGTTTGACCTAAAGCCTACATGTCTTTGGACTAGCTTAGACTAAACAAGTGATATCATCTTTGTAAAAGGAGAGTGCAAAGAATTCAAAAGGCATTGATAACTTGAGCTAGCAACAATATAATATGCTTGTGAAGAAAATAAATCAAGAGAAAATCCAatattttatttagttttgtaggtataagaagaggaagaggaccGACAAGACTTCTCAAAACATTCTCTTTTTTTATACGTACAAAGTTTTTTGTGTGTTTGAAGGGAGAGAGTTGAAATATTAGATACTTAACCAGGAAGGTCGACCCGAAAAACATGAGCAGTGTCGGTTTCACGCCAGTCAACATTAGCATGAGCCAAGGCCGAGACGTCATCATCGCCGCCTCTACGATCGCCGAGCCCCCAGCCACTCAATCCACCACTCAGCCCATAATCAAAAGGGTCCCATAAATTATAAGAGAAAGTATCACTAATCATGTCCAAATCTCCAGCTCCTCTCCGACGTCCACCTCCCATCCATGGTCGAAGCCATTTTTTTTCTTAAGAAACACTTGAATTAAGCCAAGTACAAataatatctatatttatattgtctatatttttgtGACAGTTTGGACAAGAATGGTGATGACTGATGTCAATGGTATATGCGTTGGTTACTTCGTTCCTAAGCCACGTATTCATTTTCATGGCACTAAGATTACCATGCAACATATTAATGTAGATAAGATCAAGCCGTATATATGTATTGCTTTTGCTATATATATACAGCGTATGTACGGTCGGGCTTATCTTTTTGGCCGCTTCTGCTGCCACAGCAATTTAATAGCAATATTGgctgtttttaaaattttaaaaaatattaaaggtTTTAAATGGTTACTCGAAGAAAATTCTAATCAAACATGAAGCACTCGGAAAATTAGTTTGAACCAAGTAGATGGAAAGTTAATGTCGCTTTTACAAGGTTTATATGAAGGGATAAAATTTTTACACTAAGATAATAATTAGtatgtatattattattaattaatttgatTAAATAATTAATGTGAAAAATCCTCCACAAAGTAATTCAGTATATTGCtggttaccaaaaaaaaaaaaaaagtagagtATGCCAATAAGGAATGTAGCGGTTGTTTGGTTGCATAAGAGAAGATTATAACATTCCTAtaactaggggtgtcaatggatatttaaaaaccgactaaacctACCGAATCGTACCGATcattaggtttcttttaataaaatcgtaagtttttatataaatttattaacagtaccgataattagggtagattttttattttatgaaaataaaccgaaaaaataccgaaccgtaccgaatcaATTTACAtgggaaaaatatatttatatattaatattaaaaataataaagcattaaattttttcttgggctttaaaattataaaaatggttACAagccaataattaattaaacccAAAATCCTAATTCCCAAGCCTATTATACTACTCCTATTgaagctaaattatttccagcatattcactagcaagacacaagataatctagcgattatgagtagcaaactacaatgtattgaattttcgtattatttaaatttatattttcaaatatttaatattctatagactttattcttgagccTCAACTTGCTTAATATCTTTCCACctgtgtgatttatattttctgtgtctttgcttagtttcttttatgtTACTATAGAATAGTTGAttgatctatactctagccatctttcatattttcttagttcatcaccttttaaatagtaaaattgtctagagagttttgataagtcctataaaagtagGTATGTAATTGCATTATGCTTCTACTAGtaacttttaaatgatatttaaaaatatatcaaaaattaaccgaaccgtaccgataccaaAGAGAAACTGACATGATTGGTAGGATTTttaaaagtctaattttggttatacatcacagaataaccgaaaaattggtatgatacaaattttataaaataaccgtcTGAACCGAACCATTGCCACCCCTATGTATAACTAAGCAGTGTTTGTTGAtagtattaaataatatttgtattaaattatgtcaaaatttatatgttataaattttattatagaatatGGAATAAAaataaggggtcatttggtttaaAGATAATTTATGCTGGGAGTAGTTATATTAGAattagttatgctgggattagttatTCTGATATTAATTTCGAGATTGTCTTTTTAGTTTTATCCCGGGATAACTTATTCTAGGATTACTATTCTGCCTTTGACAGGTATAAGTTATCTCGATACTATTTTTAATCCTAGGTTAACTTATCCCAG contains:
- the LOC107809275 gene encoding 16.9 kDa class I heat shock protein 1-like, which gives rise to MGGGRRRGAGDLDMISDTFSYNLWDPFDYGLSGGLSGWGLGDRRGGDDDVSALAHANVDWRETDTAHVFRVDLPGVRKEDLKVQVEDGNKLEISGESVKEEEQVDDKWHRVERRRGTFMRRFRLPENANADEIKCGLEHGVLTVNVPKKETQVFTRNVRAIDVV